A region from the Kribbella shirazensis genome encodes:
- a CDS encoding ABC transporter permease subunit: MIARDRISKLASNLVLLAIGILFVLPLLWVLFASINRTAGLRVEFPTDPTLGNFKAVLNTDTTYRPVLNGVVLCGGAALLTMVCAVLAAYPLSRFKTRFNRPFLLTVLFCTGLPITAVMVPVYGLFVQLNLVDTIGGTIMFMATSALPFAIWLTKTFMDGVPISLEEAAWVDGAGNMRALWAIVLPLMWPGIAVVLIFTFIGMWGNFFVPFMLLLSPERLPASVSIFTFFGQYGEPNYGQLAAYSLIYTTPVLLLYLLLSKKLGGAFALGGAIKG, encoded by the coding sequence GTGATTGCCCGCGACCGGATCAGCAAGCTGGCATCGAACCTGGTCCTGCTGGCCATCGGCATCCTGTTCGTGCTTCCGCTGCTGTGGGTGCTGTTCGCGTCGATCAACCGGACCGCGGGGCTGCGGGTCGAGTTCCCGACGGATCCGACACTCGGGAACTTCAAGGCGGTGCTGAACACCGACACGACGTACCGTCCCGTCCTGAACGGCGTCGTGCTGTGCGGTGGGGCCGCGTTGCTGACGATGGTGTGTGCGGTGCTCGCGGCGTACCCGTTGTCGCGCTTCAAGACGCGGTTCAACCGGCCGTTCCTGCTGACGGTGCTGTTCTGCACCGGGTTGCCGATCACCGCGGTCATGGTGCCGGTGTACGGGCTCTTCGTGCAGCTGAACCTGGTCGACACGATCGGCGGCACGATCATGTTCATGGCGACTTCGGCGTTGCCGTTCGCGATCTGGCTGACGAAGACGTTCATGGACGGCGTACCGATCTCGCTGGAGGAAGCGGCCTGGGTCGACGGCGCCGGCAACATGCGCGCACTGTGGGCGATCGTGCTGCCGTTGATGTGGCCGGGGATCGCGGTCGTGCTGATCTTCACGTTCATCGGCATGTGGGGGAACTTCTTCGTCCCGTTCATGCTGCTGCTCTCCCCGGAGCGGTTGCCGGCGTCGGTCAGCATCTTCACGTTCTTCGGCCAGTACGGCGAACCGAACTACGGGCAGCTGGCGGCGTACTCCCTCATCTACACCACCCCCGTCCTCCTCCTCTACCTCCTCCTCAGCAAGAAACTAGGCGGCGCCTTCGCCCTAGGCGGAGCCATCAAGGGCTAG
- a CDS encoding MFS transporter: MTFREDLAVLRHRDVRVFVSARFVSILGSSIAPVALVFAVLDVSHSASAVGTVLAARSTPNIVFLLLGGVISDRLPRHLVLVVANTVSGLTQGLAAALVLSGHATIWQLAVIEAVNGVAAAFVMPAMTGILPSIVDRAELPQANAISGFARSAAMIGGGAVAGVIVGLTGPGIGLAVDGVTFLLAALLLSRLTIPRIERAASSVLTDLREGWREFASRQWVWVIVLAFGLLNLIFTACYQVLGPVIADRTFGRAGWGVVSACFGAGLVAGGIVMLRLKPRRPLRTGMLGMLLTVPVMLCLALLPQLWAMAIAAFLLGVGFDIFGISWETALGQHVPIDKLSRVASYDMLGSFIAGPAGQLTVGYVAVAISAKAVELYGAALFVLITVVTLIVPSVWNLRRLDT; this comes from the coding sequence GTGACGTTCCGGGAGGACCTGGCCGTACTGCGGCATCGGGACGTGCGGGTGTTCGTGTCCGCGCGGTTCGTCTCGATCCTGGGATCGTCGATCGCCCCGGTGGCGCTGGTGTTCGCCGTACTGGACGTCTCGCACTCGGCGTCCGCGGTCGGGACCGTGCTGGCGGCGCGGAGCACCCCGAACATCGTGTTCCTGCTGCTCGGCGGGGTGATCTCCGACCGGCTACCCCGGCACCTGGTGCTGGTCGTGGCGAACACTGTCAGCGGACTCACCCAGGGCCTGGCCGCGGCGCTCGTACTCAGCGGGCACGCGACGATCTGGCAACTCGCGGTGATCGAAGCGGTCAACGGGGTCGCGGCGGCGTTCGTGATGCCGGCCATGACGGGCATCCTGCCGTCGATCGTGGACCGGGCCGAGCTCCCGCAGGCGAACGCGATCTCCGGGTTCGCGCGATCGGCGGCGATGATCGGCGGAGGCGCGGTCGCCGGCGTGATCGTCGGGCTGACCGGGCCAGGAATCGGGCTCGCGGTGGACGGCGTGACGTTCCTGCTCGCGGCGCTGCTGCTGTCCCGGCTGACGATCCCGCGGATCGAGCGGGCGGCGAGCTCGGTGCTGACCGATCTGCGCGAGGGCTGGCGCGAGTTCGCTTCCCGGCAGTGGGTCTGGGTGATCGTGCTCGCGTTCGGGCTGCTCAACCTCATCTTCACGGCCTGCTACCAGGTCCTCGGACCGGTGATCGCGGACCGCACCTTCGGCCGGGCGGGTTGGGGAGTGGTGAGCGCCTGCTTCGGCGCCGGACTCGTTGCCGGCGGCATCGTCATGCTCCGGCTCAAGCCTCGCCGGCCGCTGCGCACCGGGATGCTCGGCATGCTCCTCACCGTGCCGGTCATGCTGTGCCTCGCCCTGCTGCCGCAGTTGTGGGCGATGGCGATCGCCGCGTTCCTGCTCGGGGTCGGCTTCGACATCTTCGGGATCAGCTGGGAGACCGCGCTCGGCCAGCACGTACCCATCGACAAGCTGTCCCGCGTGGCGTCGTACGACATGCTCGGCTCGTTCATCGCCGGCCCCGCCGGCCAGCTCACCGTCGGGTACGTCGCGGTCGCGATCAGCGCGAAGGCCGTCGAACTGTACGGCGCCGCACTGTTCGTCCTGATCACCGTCGTCACGCTCATAGTCCCATCGGTCTGGAACCTGCGCCGCCTCGACACCTGA
- a CDS encoding CBS domain-containing protein — MKINDVLRGKGNQVVTISPEATVTELLALLAERNIGAVVVSPDGSAVAGIVSERDIVRLWNGTPEAGDVRVSAIMTSEVHTCTPDDHIDNLMRLMTDQRIRHVPVVVDGNLAGLVSIGDVVKSRIGELEFEREQLSNYISS; from the coding sequence GTGAAGATCAACGACGTACTGCGCGGCAAGGGCAACCAGGTCGTCACCATCTCCCCAGAAGCCACTGTCACCGAACTGCTGGCCCTGCTGGCCGAACGCAACATCGGCGCGGTGGTGGTCAGCCCGGACGGGTCGGCGGTCGCCGGCATCGTGTCCGAGCGGGACATCGTTCGGCTCTGGAACGGTACGCCGGAAGCGGGCGACGTCCGCGTGAGCGCGATCATGACCTCGGAGGTGCACACCTGCACACCGGACGACCACATCGACAACCTGATGCGGCTGATGACGGACCAGCGGATCCGGCACGTCCCGGTCGTTGTCGACGGCAACCTCGCCGGGCTGGTCAGCATCGGGGACGTCGTCAAGTCGCGGATCGGTGAGCTCGAGTTCGAGAGGGAGCAGCTCTCCAACTACATCAGCAGCTGA